The following are encoded in a window of Arvicanthis niloticus isolate mArvNil1 chromosome 1, mArvNil1.pat.X, whole genome shotgun sequence genomic DNA:
- the LOC143433712 gene encoding RNA-binding protein 4B isoform X3, translated as MVKLFIGNLPREATEQEIRSLFEQYGKVLECDIIKNYGFVHIEDKTAAEDAIRNLHHYKLHGVNINVEASKNKSKASTKLHVGNISPTCTNQELRAKFEEYGPVIECDIVKDYAFVHMERAEDAVEAIRGLDNTEFQGGMCVG; from the coding sequence ATGGTGAAGCTGTTCATCGGAAATCTGCCCCGGGAGGCCACAGAGCAGGAGATCCGCTCACTCTTCGAGCAGTACGGGAAGGTGCTGGAATGTGACATCATTAAGAACTATGGCTTTGTGCACATAGAGGACAAGACAGCCGCTGAGGATGCCATCCGCAACCTGCACCACTACAAGCTGCACGGAGTGAACATCAATGTGGAAGCCAGCAAGAATAAGAGCAAAGCTTCAACCAAGTTACATGTGGGCAACATCAGTCCCACTTGTACCAACCAAGAGCTTCGGGCCAAGTTTGAGGAGTACGGCCCAGTCATCGAATGTGACATCGTGAAAGATTATGCCTTTGTACACATGGAGCGGGCAGAGGATGCGGTGGAGGCCATCAGGGGCCTTGACAACACAGAGTTTCAAG
- the LOC117723725 gene encoding RNA-binding protein 14, translated as MKIFVGNVDGADTTPEELAALFAPYGTVMSCAVMKQFAFVHMRENAGAVRAIEALHGHELRPGRALVVEMSRPRPLNTWKIFVGNVSAACTSQELRSLFERRGRVIECDVVKDYAFVHMEKEADAKAAIAQLNGKEVKGKRINVELSTKGQKKGPALAIQSGDKTKKPGAGDTAFPGTGGFSATFDYQQAFGNSTGGFDGQARQPTPPFFGRDRSPLRRSPPRASYVAPLTAQPATYRAQPSVSLGAAYRAQPSASLGVGYRTQPMTAQAASYRAQPSVSLGAPYRGQLASPSSQSAAASSLGPYGGVQPSASALSTYGGQAAAASSLNSYGAQGSSLASYGNQPSSYGAQAASSYGVRAAASSYNTQGAASSLGSYGAQAASYGAQSAASSLAYGAQAASYNAQPSASYSAQSAPYAAQQAASYSSQPAAYVAQPATAAAYASQPAAYAAQATTPMAGSYGAQPVVQTQLNSYGAQASMGLSGSYGAQSAAAATGSYGAAAAYGAQPSATLAAPYRTQSSASLAASYAAQQHPQAAASYRGQPGSAYDGTGQPSAAYLSMSQGAVANANSTPPPYERTRLSPPRASYDDPYKKAVAMSKRYGSDRRLAELSDYRRLSESQLSFRRSPTKSSLDYRRLPDAHSDYARYSGSYNDYLRAAQMHSGYQRRM; from the exons ATGAAGATCTTTGTGGGCAATGTCGATGGGGCGGATACGACGCCGGAGGAGCTGGCAGCTCTTTTCGCGCCCTATGGCACGGTCATGAGCTGCGCCGTCATGAAACAGTTTGCCTTCGTGCACATGCGCGAGAACGCTGGCGCGGTGCGCGCCATCGAAGCCCTGCATGGCCACGAGCTGCGTCCAGGTCGCGCGCTCGTGGTGGAGATGTCGCGCCCGAGGCCCCTGAACACTTGGAAGATTTTCGTGGGCAATGTATCGGCTGCATGCACAAGCCAGGAATTGCGCAGCCTCTTCGAGCGCCGTGGACGCGTCATCGAGTGTGACGTGGTAAAAG ACTACGCGTTTGTTCACAtggagaaggaagcagatgcCAAAGCCGCCATCGCGCAGCTCAACGGCAAAGAAGTGAAGGGCAAGCGCATCAACGTGGAACTCTCAACCAAAGGGCAGAAGAAGGGGCCTGCCCTGGCTATCCAGTCTGGGGACAAGACCAAGAAACCAGGGGCTGGGGATACAGCATTCCCTGGAACTGGTGGCTTCTCTGCCACCTTCGACTACCAGCAGGCTTTTGGCAACAGCACTGGTGGCTTTGATGGGCAAGCCCGTCAGCCCACACCACCATTCTTTGGTCGCGACCGCAGCCCCCTGCGCCGTTCACCTCCTCGAGCCTCTTATGTGGCTCCTCTGACGGCCCAGCCAGCCACCTACCGGGCCCAACCCTCAGTGTCTTTGGGAGCTGCATATAGGGCCCAGCCTTCTGCCTCTTTGGGTGTCGGCTATCGGACTCAGCCCATGACAGCCCAGGCAGCTTCTTACCGTGCTCAGCCCTCTGTCTCCCTTGGGGCCCCATACAGGGGTCAGCTGGCTAGCCCTAGTTCCCAGTCTGCTGCAGCTTCCTCGCTTGGCCCATATGGTGGAGTCCAGCCCTCAGCCTCAGCCCTTTCCACCTATGGGGGTCAGGCAGCAGCAGCTTCTTCGCTTAACTCCTATGGGGCTCAGGGCTCCTCCCTCGCTTCCTATGGTAACCAGCCATCGTCTTATGGCGCCCAGGCTGCCTCTTCGTATGGGGTTCGTGCGGCTGCTTCTTCCTATAACACACAGGGAGCAGCTTCTTCCCTAGGTTCCTATGGGGCTCAAGCAGCCTCCTATGGTGCCCAATCTGCAGCCTCCTCACTAGCTTATGGAGCCCAGGCAGCTTCTTACAATGCCCAGCCCTCAGCCTCTTACAGTGCCCAGTCTGCCCCATATGCTGCACAACAGGCTGCTTCTTATTCTTCCCAGCCTGCTGCTTATGTGGCACAACCAGCCACAGCTGCTGCCTATGCTAGCCAGCCAGCTGCCTATGCTGCACAAGCCACCACCCCAATGGCCGGTTCCTATGGGGCTCAACCAGTTGTTCAGACCCAGCTGAATAGTTACGGGGCTCAAGCATCTATGGGCCTCTCAGGCTCATATGGAGCTCAGTCTGCTGCTGCGGCCACTGGCTCCTATGGTGCGGCAGCTGCTTATGGGGCTCAGCCTTCTGCCACCCTGGCAGCTCCTTACCGCACTCAGTCATCAGCTTCATTGGCTGCTTCCTATGCTGCCCAGCAGCATCCCCAGGCTGCTGCCTCCTACCGTGGCCAGCCGGGCAGTGCCTACGATGGGACAGGCCAGCCGTCAGCAGCCTACCTGTCTATGTCCCAGGGGGCCGTTGCCAACGCCAACAGCACCCCACCGCCCTATGAGCGTACCCGCCTCTCCCCACCCCGGGCCAGCTACGACGATCCCTACAAAAAGGCTGTCGCCATGTCGAAAAG GTATGGTTCCGACCGGCGTTTAGCCGAGCTCTCTGATTACCGCCGTTTATCAGAGTCGCAGCTTTCGTTCCGCCGCTCGCCGACAAAGTCCTCGCTGGATTACCGTCGCCTGCCCGATGCCCATTCCGATTACGCACGCTATTCGGGCTCCTATAATGATTACCTGCGGGCAGCTCAGATGCACTCTGGCTACCAGCGCCGAATGTAG
- the Ccs gene encoding copper chaperone for superoxide dismutase isoform X2 encodes MSCQSCVDAVHKTLKGVAGVQNVDVQLENQMVLVQTTLPSQEVQALLESTGRQAVLKGMGSSQLQNLGAAVAILEGCGTIQGVVRFLQLSSELCLIEGTIDGLEPGLHGLHVHQYGDLTRDCNSCGDHFNPDGASHGGPQDTDRHRGDLGNVQAEAGGRATFRIEDKQLKVWDVIGRSLVVDEGEDDLGRGGHPLSKITGNSGKRLACGIIARSAGLFQNPKQICSCDGLTIWEERGRPIAGQGRKDSAQPPAHL; translated from the exons ATGAGTTGTCAGAGTTGTGTGGACGCTGTGCACAAGACCCTGAAAGGGGTGGCAG GTGTCCAGAATGTGGATGTCCAGTTGGAGAACCAGATGGTGTTGGTGCAGACCACTCTGCCCAGCCAGGAGGTGCAAGCGCTCCTGGAAAGCACAGGGAGGCAGGCTGTACTCAAGGGCATGGGCAGCAGCCAATTAC AGAATCTGGGAGCAGCAGTGGCCATTCTGGAGGGCTGTGGCACCATACAGGGGGTGGTCCGCTTCCTACAGCTATCCTCTGAGCTCTGTCTGATTGAGGGAACCATCGATGGCCTGGAACCTGGGCTGCATGGACTCCATGTCCATCAGTATGGGGACCTTACAAGGGATTGCAATAG CTGTGGGGACCATTTTAACCCTGATGGAGCATCTCATGGGGGTCCTCAGGACACTGATCGG CACCGGGGAGATCTGGGCAATGTCCAGGCTGAAGCTGGTGGCCGAGCTACCTTCCGGATAGAGGATAAACAGCTGAAG GTGTGGGATGTGATTGGCCGCAGCCTGGTTGTTGATGAGGGAGAAGATGACCTGGGCCGGGGAGGCCATCCTTTATCCAAGATCACAGGGAATTCTGGGAAGAG GTTGGCCTGTGGTATCATTGCACGCTCTGCTGGCCTTTTCCAGAATCCCAAGCAGATCTGCTCCTGTGATGGCCTCACCATCTGGGAGGAGAGAGGCCGACCCATTGCTGGTCAAGGCCGAAAGGACTCAGCCCAACCCCCTGCTCACCTCTGA
- the Ccs gene encoding copper chaperone for superoxide dismutase isoform X1 codes for MASKSGDGETVCALEFKVQMSCQSCVDAVHKTLKGVAGVQNVDVQLENQMVLVQTTLPSQEVQALLESTGRQAVLKGMGSSQLQNLGAAVAILEGCGTIQGVVRFLQLSSELCLIEGTIDGLEPGLHGLHVHQYGDLTRDCNSCGDHFNPDGASHGGPQDTDRHRGDLGNVQAEAGGRATFRIEDKQLKVWDVIGRSLVVDEGEDDLGRGGHPLSKITGNSGKRLACGIIARSAGLFQNPKQICSCDGLTIWEERGRPIAGQGRKDSAQPPAHL; via the exons ATGGCTTCGAAATCCGGGGACGGTGAGACTGTGTGTGCG CTGGAGTTTAAAGTGCAGATGAGTTGTCAGAGTTGTGTGGACGCTGTGCACAAGACCCTGAAAGGGGTGGCAG GTGTCCAGAATGTGGATGTCCAGTTGGAGAACCAGATGGTGTTGGTGCAGACCACTCTGCCCAGCCAGGAGGTGCAAGCGCTCCTGGAAAGCACAGGGAGGCAGGCTGTACTCAAGGGCATGGGCAGCAGCCAATTAC AGAATCTGGGAGCAGCAGTGGCCATTCTGGAGGGCTGTGGCACCATACAGGGGGTGGTCCGCTTCCTACAGCTATCCTCTGAGCTCTGTCTGATTGAGGGAACCATCGATGGCCTGGAACCTGGGCTGCATGGACTCCATGTCCATCAGTATGGGGACCTTACAAGGGATTGCAATAG CTGTGGGGACCATTTTAACCCTGATGGAGCATCTCATGGGGGTCCTCAGGACACTGATCGG CACCGGGGAGATCTGGGCAATGTCCAGGCTGAAGCTGGTGGCCGAGCTACCTTCCGGATAGAGGATAAACAGCTGAAG GTGTGGGATGTGATTGGCCGCAGCCTGGTTGTTGATGAGGGAGAAGATGACCTGGGCCGGGGAGGCCATCCTTTATCCAAGATCACAGGGAATTCTGGGAAGAG GTTGGCCTGTGGTATCATTGCACGCTCTGCTGGCCTTTTCCAGAATCCCAAGCAGATCTGCTCCTGTGATGGCCTCACCATCTGGGAGGAGAGAGGCCGACCCATTGCTGGTCAAGGCCGAAAGGACTCAGCCCAACCCCCTGCTCACCTCTGA